The Daucus carota subsp. sativus chromosome 9, DH1 v3.0, whole genome shotgun sequence genome window below encodes:
- the LOC135149419 gene encoding uncharacterized protein LOC135149419, with product MLKLNDKMSQEDKIFYMNSPVAPTSKSCTKLMTILTAAKKHNRVPLTVTPFMLEQFNAQLQPYQLQVALPPQPLQQLQPGEPLPPFQPQQEQPQQQPEPQEMQQQHHIPPLLLIQDYQSSSQSSHYSPHQSPLHHPSPPPETEPPQHNFFPVQQSSILPSQSEPTPSNVQTQYFPQTQSTSQPLPADSDIDIELQNFRDDLQVAEVLSNFSSNFTVDVLDYVCEIGFVCQTTSIEPENTQVHNPADEFFSTSGSSSNTSTNTTTPVVKKVARKRSGSAMIREPAALSHKKLRVDEPETTAATSISSQKDLDTEMVNIQSLDSFSQQDAFIEICRPTAVPCKESSTSLALTLVNTQPDPFVTTLNECTDFQNMFNENFSDHSFFIDQGLLGTGDGVINTSEERQTPSETHARENRDHSSSVREVSAHTNTDLLQEQMAALRAECERLLAENAKLKSGELVTLQKQVADTSYTSLQRKMDEHVKGIYSRIDKNHELCMSKLHSVEQTLAQVVDFLKIPKSTAQSTPEDPSTKGEKDKDKDQEDKGGASKGKESSKYSSEAANHDKSKGKMPASDDIFSNQDYDNIPDDVADDDAFDAAYFQAEEEGHFEERFLFTEQEPIDPEHLERVQKFKAEHEASKAKLRELQRLVDEKKITDEHIKLEKQKLWDAACKQKKEDIARKVGESWDIARRIFSGPQREPFQDKKFKSFIYDLREVNPNEDMFMRAFAFELDYITVGVRNLLDQWEIIISTHRNGTFRVSVDSFKLLSLTEIWVARNKIRRSSNLNELLRDRLMEYAVHNSPQVVRNPYCVKFIHESKFGTFYLDHRHLQKYGVNQMVLVSTFLRTKGFASKAKADADAEIVAYCTKRKVHHYFRKMKYINPTQPSDFIEDPVDTEVQYQLSLARERKKRGESTISEEPTQDEPSTPIIHVSDIEEGEVTRSE from the exons ATGCTAAAGTTGAATGACAAGATGTCTCAAGAAGACAAGATCTTCTACATGAACTCACCAGTGGCTCCTACATCTAAGTCTTGTACTAAGCTGATGACCATACTTACTGCTGCAAAGAAACATAATCGGGTTCCTCTCACTGTCACTCCTTTTATGCTGGAACAGTTCAATGCACAGTTACAGCCATATCAGCTACAAGTGGCACTACCTCCTCAACCACTGCAACAACTTCAACCAGGAGAACCACTTCCACCATTTCAACCTCAACAagaacaacctcaacaacaaccaGAACCACAAGAGATGCAACAACAACATCACATTCCACCACTTCTTCtcatccaagactaccaatcctcTAGCCAATCCTCACACTACTCTCCTCACCAATCACCTCTACATCACCCTTCACCACCACCTGAAACAGAACCACCTCAACACAACTTCTTCCCTGTACAACAATCATCTATCCTTCCATCACAATCTGAACCTACACCCTCAAATGTCCAAACACAATACTTCccccaaacacaatcaacctctcagccactgccagCTGATTCTGACATCGACATTGAGCTACAGAACTTTCGTGACGACTTACAGGTAGctgaggtactttctaacttttcatctaattttactgtTGATGTATTAGATTATGTTTGTGAAATTGGTTTTGTGTGTCAGACtaccagcattgaacctgaaaacacccaagTTCATAACCCAGCTGATGAATTCTTTTCAACCTCtggttcttcgtcaaacacttcTACCAACACTACTACACCTGTTGTTaagaaggtagcccggaaacggagtgggagtgctatGATTcgtgaacccgcagctctgtctcataagaagctaAGGGTGGatgaacctgagacaactgcagccacatccatttcctcccaaaaggatttggatactgaaatggtaaatatacagtctctagattcattctctcaacaggatgcgTTTATTGAAATTTGCCGTCCTACCGCGGtaccctgtaaagagtcaagcacatcactagcactcacgctagtaaacactcaaCCTGATCCTTTTGTTACTACACTtaatgagtgcacagattttcaaaacatgtttaatgaaaacttttctgatcactctttctttattGATCAGGGACTACTTG gtactggtgacggtgtgataaatacgagtgaagaaaggcaaacaccgagcgaaacacatgcacgtgagaatAGAGATCATTCttcgagtgttcgtgaggtgagtgcacacaccaacacggatctgttacaggaacaaatggctgcccTCAGAGCTGAATGTGAAAGACTTCTTGCTGAAAATGCTAAGTTGAAGAGTGGAGAGCTAGTCACTCTACAGAAGCAAGTTGCTGATACTTCCTACACTTCTCTACAAAGGAAAATGGACgaacatgtcaagggtatttacTCTCGGATTGACAAGAATCATGAGCTTTGTATGTCAAAACTTCATAGCGTGGAGCAAACATTGGCCCAGGTTGTTGATTTTTTGAAGATTCCTAAGTCTACAGCTCAGtcaactccagaggatccctcaactaagggggagaaggataaggacaaAGATCAGGAGGATAAGGGTGGAGCAAGCAAAGGGAAAGAAAGTTCAAAGTACTCTTCTGAAGCAGCTAATCatgacaagtctaaaggcaaaatgcctgcatCTGATGACATCTTCTCTAATCAAgattatgataacattcctgatgatgttgctgatgatgatgcatttgatgctgCCTACTTccaagctgaagaagaaggtcatTTTGAGGAAAGATTTTTATTCACCGAGCAAGAGCCTATTGACCCTGAGCACTTGGAAAGGGTTCAAAAGTTTAAAgctgaacatgaagctagcaaggcAAAGCTTCGTGAACTACAAAGGCTGGTGGATGAAAAGAAGATTACTGATGAGCATATCAAgttggagaaacagaaactttGGGATGCTGCTTGTAAGCAGAAGAAAGAAGATATTGCTCGGAAAGTTGGAgaaagctgggacatcgcaaggaggatcttctctggacctcaaagggaaccttttcAAGATAAAAAGTTCAAATCATTCATATATGATTTaagagaggtaaaccctaacgaggatatgtttatgcgtgcctTTGCTTTTGAATTAgattatataactgttggcgTCAGGAATCTCCTCGATCAATGGGAGATTATCATTTCTACTCATAGAAACGGGACATTCAGAGTTTCAGTTGATTCGTTCAAGTTGTTATCtcttactgaaatctgggtggcTCGTAACAAGATCCGACGCAGttcgaatctgaatgaactccttcgtgaccgACTTATGGAATATGCTGTTCATAATAGTCCACAAGTCGTCAGAAACCCATACTGTgtaaagttcattcacgagagcaagtttggaaccttctacttgGACCATCGACATCTTCAGAAATATGgtgttaatcagatggttcttgtatctacttttctgcgtaccaagggcttcgcttcgaaagccaaagctgatgctgatgctgagaTTGTGGCTTACTGCACAAAGAGAAAGGTACATcactacttcagaaagatgaagtatatcaacccaactcagccatcagactttatcgaagaccctgtggatacagAAGTTCAGTACCAGCTGTCCTTGGCTcgagaacgaaagaagcgtggtgaatccaccatatctgaagagcctactcaggaTGAGCCGTCTACTCCTATTATTCATGTGTCAGatattgaagaaggagaagtcactcgctctgagtga